A single genomic interval of Peribacillus sp. FSL H8-0477 harbors:
- a CDS encoding M20 family metallo-hydrolase has protein sequence MLKIEEINAIRLNERIERLSMVGKIGETGVSRLALSQEDHTAVNIVKGWMEEAGMSAKIDNFGNLIGIKSGENPDLPKLMMGSHIDSQVYGGRYDGVTGVIAAIEVVQTMKEKGIVPEVSIEVAAFSDEVGCRFNKGVFGVRGIWGELEEGELDRKDSEGITRRKALIDFGCNPENFTASEYEKGSLGAFLELHIEQGPILDNTGSPVGIVSGISGPLWLTLELTGFAGHAGSVPMNMRQDALLGAAKVIVALNQVALQKPGTPTVATVGNIKVFPNSRNIVPEKVTLTIDLRDIDLARRDQYEVQLRNEINRIAAIHGLTCKITEDMKSEPRYVANWMKEVLREESKALGLAAPELMSGPFHNSLTMSNYCDYAMIFVRSKDGISHNPLEFSSPEDIAAGTELLYRSALRVTKQLAQ, from the coding sequence ATGTTGAAAATAGAGGAAATTAACGCGATAAGACTGAATGAACGAATAGAAAGATTATCAATGGTCGGGAAAATTGGTGAAACGGGCGTCAGTCGATTGGCACTTTCGCAGGAAGACCACACAGCGGTAAATATCGTGAAAGGGTGGATGGAAGAAGCGGGAATGTCTGCGAAGATTGACAACTTTGGCAATTTGATTGGCATCAAGAGTGGAGAGAATCCGGATTTACCTAAGTTAATGATGGGCTCACATATAGATTCCCAAGTTTATGGGGGGCGATACGATGGAGTAACCGGTGTGATTGCTGCCATTGAAGTCGTACAAACCATGAAGGAAAAGGGAATTGTACCTGAAGTGTCTATTGAAGTAGCTGCGTTTAGTGATGAAGTCGGCTGTCGTTTTAATAAAGGAGTCTTTGGTGTCCGAGGAATATGGGGTGAGTTGGAGGAAGGGGAACTGGATCGAAAAGACAGTGAAGGGATTACACGTCGTAAGGCTTTAATTGATTTTGGCTGCAACCCGGAAAATTTTACAGCTTCTGAGTATGAAAAAGGAAGTTTGGGCGCTTTCCTTGAACTGCATATTGAACAAGGTCCGATTCTTGACAATACAGGGAGTCCAGTTGGGATTGTTTCAGGGATTTCAGGTCCGCTTTGGCTCACACTAGAACTGACTGGTTTTGCCGGCCATGCAGGGAGCGTGCCCATGAATATGCGGCAAGATGCATTACTTGGGGCAGCGAAAGTCATTGTTGCCTTGAATCAAGTTGCACTGCAGAAACCAGGCACGCCCACGGTTGCTACGGTGGGCAATATCAAAGTTTTTCCTAATTCTCGTAATATTGTTCCTGAAAAAGTGACCTTAACCATCGATTTACGGGACATTGACCTTGCAAGACGTGATCAATATGAAGTACAACTTCGAAATGAGATTAATAGGATTGCCGCCATTCACGGGCTAACATGTAAGATAACAGAAGATATGAAGTCTGAACCGCGTTATGTGGCAAACTGGATGAAAGAAGTCCTGCGGGAAGAAAGCAAGGCGCTTGGATTAGCTGCCCCTGAATTGATGAGCGGACCTTTTCACAATTCATTAACTATGTCTAATTACTGTGATTATGCCATGATTTTTGTACGAAGCAAAGATGGGATTAGTCACAATCCACTTGAATTTTCTAGTCCTGAGGACATTGCAGCCGGAACTGAACTTCTGTACCGTTCCGCTTTAAGAGTGACCAAACAATTAGCACAATGA
- a CDS encoding NAD(P)-dependent oxidoreductase, whose amino-acid sequence MKHGVENITGILEQNFLEIEPGLTRQEAMEESNRCLYCYDAPCIQACPTGIDIPSFIKKIATENLKGSATTIMSANPIGASCARVCPTEELCEGACVLNHSTKPILIGDLQRYATDWAIANQQQLFKAGEKNGRTAAIVGGGPAGLSAARELARLGYTVTIFEAESEAGGLNTYGIVSFRLPQAISYWEVDQVRNLDVQIRTNTRVGIDITVDELRTSYDAVVLAIGMSEVPKLGLDGEDADGVFDAIEFVKSTKTDVLTQDLVGKKVVVIGAGNTAIDAATCSKRLGAENVKIVYRRTQKEMTAYGFEYEFAKQDGIEFQWLTAPSKIVTNEDNQVIGLECMKMELGQVNEDGRRRPVPIIGSEHVLEADAVVRAIGQSRYISLIEEFGIAHQDGVVLLTPGSYQTSVGNIYACGDVIFGKGQGEAMVVSAAQQGKLAAYEIHQKLESGITIGA is encoded by the coding sequence ATGAAACATGGAGTTGAGAATATAACTGGTATATTGGAACAAAATTTTCTTGAAATAGAACCTGGCCTAACCAGGCAGGAGGCAATGGAAGAATCTAATCGTTGTTTATATTGTTATGACGCCCCGTGTATCCAAGCTTGTCCAACAGGGATTGATATCCCCTCTTTCATTAAAAAAATTGCAACTGAAAATTTAAAAGGATCGGCGACGACTATTATGTCAGCCAATCCAATCGGTGCGAGTTGTGCGAGGGTCTGTCCGACAGAAGAGCTTTGTGAGGGTGCATGTGTCCTTAATCATTCAACAAAGCCCATTTTAATCGGTGATCTTCAGCGATACGCAACAGATTGGGCGATTGCTAATCAACAGCAATTATTTAAAGCAGGCGAAAAAAATGGCAGAACAGCCGCTATTGTCGGTGGAGGGCCAGCAGGATTATCTGCAGCGCGGGAGCTGGCGAGACTTGGATATACAGTTACCATTTTTGAAGCTGAATCTGAAGCAGGCGGTTTAAATACATACGGAATCGTTTCCTTTCGATTACCGCAGGCCATTTCGTATTGGGAAGTTGATCAAGTGAGAAACCTTGATGTTCAAATACGAACGAATACAAGAGTGGGGATTGATATAACGGTCGATGAATTACGTACTAGTTATGATGCAGTTGTTCTGGCGATTGGCATGTCAGAGGTACCTAAACTGGGTCTTGATGGAGAAGATGCAGATGGAGTGTTTGATGCCATTGAATTTGTCAAAAGTACAAAAACAGACGTACTGACACAGGATTTGGTAGGGAAAAAGGTTGTGGTCATCGGGGCTGGAAATACAGCAATAGATGCCGCCACTTGTTCAAAACGTCTTGGTGCGGAAAATGTAAAAATCGTATACAGAAGAACGCAAAAAGAAATGACTGCCTATGGTTTTGAATATGAATTTGCTAAACAAGACGGAATTGAGTTCCAATGGCTGACCGCACCTTCAAAAATAGTAACAAATGAGGATAACCAGGTAATAGGTCTTGAATGTATGAAGATGGAGCTTGGTCAGGTAAATGAAGACGGACGCCGTCGACCAGTGCCTATTATAGGTTCTGAACATGTACTTGAGGCAGATGCCGTTGTCCGTGCGATCGGTCAATCCCGTTATATAAGTTTGATTGAAGAGTTTGGCATTGCCCATCAGGATGGAGTGGTTTTATTGACGCCGGGATCCTATCAGACTTCGGTTGGAAATATTTATGCCTGTGGTGATGTGATTTTTGGTAAGGGACAAGGAGAAGCCATGGTTGTATCAGCTGCACAGCAAGGGAAGCTTGCAGCCTATGAAATACATCAAAAGTTAGAGAGCGGGATTACCATCGGAGCTTAA
- a CDS encoding LCP family protein has product MNNHTSRQSKFNKKKKKKKRIKLFVSIVLLIPLIILGYTYYQFYDGKKEAEKAIASTPNQTSYEFNGQKSREDKINVLLIGIDKRENDTSANSDSIIIAQFDPVKKSVKLLSLMRDMYVPIPGYNENYKINAANALGGPELLRKTIKENLGIDVEYFAMVDFKGFETIVDVLNPDGIEVDVEKAMSKWIGVSLNAGVQKLNGKELLGYARFRQDSESDFGRTRRQQQVIKVLMDEVISTNGITKAPRLLGSIQPYIETNINTGDSLGLIKEVLTNHPEKIESLTIPVKDTYQDVRVANGKNGMLVLQVDLEANRTAIKEFLNNEAPVINQ; this is encoded by the coding sequence ATGAACAATCATACAAGTCGTCAAAGCAAATTTAATAAGAAAAAGAAAAAGAAAAAGAGAATTAAACTGTTCGTTTCAATTGTCCTGCTTATTCCACTTATTATTTTAGGATATACCTATTATCAGTTTTACGATGGAAAGAAAGAGGCAGAAAAAGCCATTGCTTCTACACCCAATCAAACTAGCTATGAATTTAATGGTCAAAAAAGTCGTGAAGATAAAATAAATGTGCTGCTAATTGGCATTGATAAACGAGAAAATGATACGTCTGCAAATTCTGACTCTATTATTATCGCTCAATTTGATCCGGTAAAGAAGTCTGTTAAACTACTTTCACTAATGCGAGATATGTATGTCCCGATTCCCGGATACAATGAAAACTATAAAATAAATGCGGCGAATGCCCTAGGTGGACCCGAATTACTACGTAAAACGATCAAAGAAAATTTAGGCATCGATGTAGAATATTTTGCAATGGTTGACTTTAAGGGCTTTGAAACCATCGTTGATGTATTGAATCCAGATGGAATTGAAGTCGATGTAGAAAAAGCAATGAGTAAGTGGATTGGAGTAAGTTTAAATGCTGGTGTCCAGAAATTAAATGGGAAAGAATTGCTTGGATATGCTCGATTCAGACAAGATAGTGAATCTGACTTTGGCAGAACAAGACGCCAGCAGCAGGTGATTAAGGTATTAATGGATGAAGTAATTAGTACAAACGGGATTACAAAAGCACCAAGATTACTGGGTTCCATCCAACCCTATATTGAAACAAATATCAACACCGGTGATTCCCTTGGCTTAATAAAGGAAGTCCTCACTAATCATCCAGAAAAGATCGAAAGCTTAACCATTCCAGTAAAAGATACGTACCAAGATGTACGTGTTGCAAACGGGAAAAATGGGATGCTTGTTTTACAAGTAGACTTAGAAGCAAACCGGACGGCTATTAAAGAATTCCTTAATAATGAAGCACCTGTTATTAATCAATAG
- the preA gene encoding NAD-dependent dihydropyrimidine dehydrogenase subunit PreA: MADLRINLAGITSPNPFWLASAPPTNSGYQVQRAFEAGWGGAVWKTLGDPILNVSSRFAAVNFNGQRVAGFNNIELITDRPLEVNLKEIYETKKRFPNHAIIASLMVEPKQEKWHEIVKRVEDVGVDGLELNFGCPHGMAERGMGSASGQVPELVEKQTMWAKEAAKTPVIVKLTPNITDITRTAEAAVRGGADAVSMINTINSLAGVDLDSWNTIPHVAGKGAHGGYCGPAVKPIALNMVADCARNPYVNVPISGIGGISNWQDTVEFMLMGSTSVQICTAAMHHGFRIVEDMIDGLNNYLDSKNLASVMDLVGKSVDRYSEWGNLDLNYNIKAKINNDVCINCNKCHIACEDTAHQCIDMLQDPNGKSYLQVREEDCVGCNLCSIVCPVEGAIDMIEVPYEIPPMTWNERQAVLARFANPEIGLAK; this comes from the coding sequence ATGGCAGATTTGAGGATAAATTTAGCAGGAATTACGTCACCTAACCCATTTTGGCTGGCTTCAGCACCACCGACTAATTCAGGATACCAAGTTCAGCGGGCATTTGAAGCTGGATGGGGGGGAGCTGTATGGAAAACCCTGGGGGATCCCATTTTAAATGTCTCATCACGCTTTGCTGCCGTCAATTTTAATGGGCAGAGGGTTGCTGGCTTTAACAATATTGAATTGATTACAGATCGACCGTTAGAAGTGAATTTAAAGGAAATCTATGAAACAAAAAAGAGATTTCCTAATCATGCAATCATTGCTTCGCTCATGGTTGAACCAAAGCAGGAAAAGTGGCATGAGATCGTCAAGCGAGTAGAGGACGTTGGGGTGGATGGGCTGGAATTGAATTTTGGCTGTCCGCACGGTATGGCAGAACGCGGGATGGGTTCAGCATCAGGGCAGGTTCCAGAACTTGTCGAAAAGCAGACAATGTGGGCTAAAGAAGCAGCAAAGACTCCGGTAATTGTTAAGTTAACACCAAATATTACGGACATCACGCGGACTGCCGAAGCAGCTGTTCGAGGTGGAGCGGATGCTGTAAGTATGATAAATACGATTAATAGTTTAGCTGGAGTAGATCTTGATTCATGGAATACAATTCCCCATGTAGCAGGCAAAGGAGCACACGGTGGGTACTGCGGTCCGGCAGTGAAGCCAATTGCCCTGAATATGGTCGCAGATTGTGCTCGGAATCCATATGTGAATGTTCCGATTTCCGGAATTGGCGGCATTTCCAATTGGCAGGACACGGTTGAATTCATGTTGATGGGGTCGACAAGCGTTCAGATTTGTACAGCTGCCATGCATCATGGGTTTCGAATTGTCGAAGATATGATTGATGGCTTAAACAATTATCTGGATAGTAAGAATTTAGCCTCAGTAATGGATCTCGTCGGCAAATCAGTTGATCGTTATTCAGAATGGGGCAATCTTGATTTGAACTATAACATTAAAGCGAAAATCAATAATGATGTTTGTATAAATTGCAATAAGTGTCACATCGCTTGTGAAGATACGGCACACCAATGCATTGATATGCTGCAAGATCCTAATGGCAAAAGCTACTTACAAGTTCGTGAGGAAGATTGTGTCGGGTGTAATTTATGTTCAATTGTCTGTCCGGTCGAGGGTGCAATCGACATGATTGAAGTACCTTATGAAATACCTCCGATGACATGGAATGAACGACAAGCGGTATTAGCACGATTTGCAAATCCAGAAATCGGTTTAGCGAAATGA
- a CDS encoding flavoprotein, translating to MEVVLSKTFRQFFDYYQEIWKTCNFDGMKALISKDYQAREITKNVCDDFGYEESLKGWREGFSFVQHNHGQWDLFEIGVIPLGKDEYMGILAASIVIGGKSLQNANLFFETFTYQDEEWKRVRSYIETGIPAEQLKEYRVNR from the coding sequence ATGGAGGTGGTCCTGTCGAAAACGTTTAGACAATTCTTTGATTACTACCAGGAAATCTGGAAAACATGCAATTTCGACGGAATGAAGGCACTTATTTCGAAAGATTACCAGGCAAGAGAAATAACCAAAAACGTGTGTGATGATTTTGGTTACGAAGAGTCACTTAAGGGCTGGAGAGAAGGCTTTTCCTTTGTCCAACATAATCATGGACAATGGGATCTGTTCGAAATTGGAGTAATTCCCCTCGGGAAAGATGAATATATGGGCATTCTTGCTGCTTCGATTGTGATTGGTGGAAAAAGTCTTCAAAATGCGAATCTATTTTTCGAAACATTTACCTATCAAGATGAAGAATGGAAAAGAGTCAGAAGCTATATAGAAACAGGTATTCCAGCTGAACAACTAAAAGAGTATCGTGTAAATAGATGA
- a CDS encoding nucleotidyltransferase family protein, with amino-acid sequence MGEINVLQNEENIIELIEKDPWMMDILKTVQKLELPDAWVCAGFIRSKIWDTLHDFSVRTKLNDIDVIYYDPSNIEEEQEKKYERILNGLDSTLAWSVKNQARMHVLNNFTPYTSSTDGIAHFPETVTALGVRLNEQRKLLLAAPYGVRDVLEMEVFPTPSFQESALKPIYLDRVTQKNWPAHWKKVEIFR; translated from the coding sequence ATGGGGGAGATTAATGTGCTTCAAAATGAAGAAAATATTATAGAGTTAATAGAAAAGGATCCATGGATGATGGACATTCTTAAGACCGTTCAAAAGCTTGAACTCCCTGATGCATGGGTTTGTGCAGGGTTTATCCGCTCGAAAATTTGGGATACGCTTCATGATTTTTCGGTGAGAACAAAATTGAATGATATAGATGTTATATACTATGATCCTAGTAATATCGAGGAGGAGCAGGAAAAGAAGTATGAACGGATACTGAATGGACTTGATTCTACCCTTGCTTGGTCAGTAAAAAATCAAGCAAGAATGCATGTACTAAATAATTTTACTCCATATACCTCTTCAACGGATGGCATCGCACATTTTCCGGAGACAGTAACAGCGCTAGGCGTTCGGTTAAATGAGCAGCGAAAACTACTATTGGCTGCCCCGTATGGAGTAAGAGATGTACTTGAAATGGAAGTATTTCCGACACCATCCTTTCAAGAATCAGCACTAAAGCCAATCTATCTAGACCGAGTAACTCAAAAAAACTGGCCAGCACACTGGAAAAAGGTCGAAATTTTCAGGTGA
- a CDS encoding VOC family protein — MVPQRVSLITIGAFDLPALRLFYQQLGWTELDFSSDTYAVFNTAGVLLTLFPVSELADDAGVEIKQSAEIYNNVTLAINVETPELVDAAIAKIQEAGGKILRMPTEAFWGGRTSYFADPENNLWEVAWNPSSVFNDYGAMIKF, encoded by the coding sequence ATGGTTCCACAACGTGTTTCGTTAATAACAATTGGTGCTTTTGATTTGCCTGCACTAAGGTTATTTTATCAACAATTGGGCTGGACTGAGCTAGATTTCAGTTCTGATACCTACGCCGTTTTTAATACAGCAGGCGTCCTTTTGACCCTTTTTCCAGTATCAGAGTTAGCCGATGATGCCGGGGTTGAAATCAAACAGTCAGCAGAAATATATAATAACGTCACTTTAGCTATTAATGTAGAAACTCCTGAACTCGTTGATGCTGCCATTGCGAAGATTCAAGAAGCTGGGGGGAAAATTTTGCGGATGCCTACTGAAGCCTTTTGGGGAGGGAGGACATCTTATTTCGCTGATCCAGAAAACAATCTTTGGGAAGTTGCATGGAATCCTTCATCAGTCTTTAATGACTATGGAGCTATGATCAAATTTTAA
- a CDS encoding collagen-like protein, whose translation MSQPNIPNISPNITISRDDVINLLLASIALEELGLAHIINAEGEKLQYALGTLPGLTTPATLEEILLVNSSVQDMLALAIKKEMILDNKLKQVTQITTPTGTTGITGATGATGATGATGATGTGVTGATGATGATGTGVTGATGATGATGTGVTGATGATGATGTGVTGATGATGATGTGVTGATGTGVTGATGATGATGTGVTGATGATGDIGATGATGATGVTGDTGATGATGATGAAGGTGATGVTGATGVTGDIGATGGTGGTGATGDIGATGGTGVTGVTGDTGATGATGATGTGVTGATGATGDIGATGATGATGGGLSEFAHIFNVAAETVAIEADVTFSTNGLITAGITHAPGTSSITVITAGIYEVTFFILGVEPNQFTLFINGAPVPGTVCGSGAGTQPNYGQGLVSIASGDVITLRNHTSASAVTLQTLAGGTQIVTNASIILTKLA comes from the coding sequence ATGTCACAACCAAATATTCCTAATATTTCACCCAACATAACGATTTCAAGGGATGATGTTATTAATCTTCTTTTAGCATCAATTGCATTAGAAGAGTTAGGCTTGGCCCATATTATTAACGCAGAAGGAGAAAAACTTCAATATGCACTTGGCACATTGCCAGGATTAACAACTCCAGCAACATTGGAAGAAATCTTACTTGTAAATAGCAGCGTACAAGACATGCTAGCATTGGCAATAAAAAAAGAAATGATATTAGATAATAAATTAAAGCAAGTGACACAAATAACTACTCCTACAGGAACGACTGGAATTACAGGAGCCACGGGAGCAACAGGAGCCACGGGAGCAACAGGAGCAACAGGAACGGGAGTAACCGGAGCCACGGGAGCAACAGGAGCAACAGGAACGGGAGTAACCGGAGCCACGGGAGCAACAGGGGCAACAGGAACGGGAGTAACTGGAGCCACGGGAGCAACAGGGGCAACAGGAACGGGAGTAACTGGAGCCACGGGAGCAACAGGAGCAACAGGAACGGGAGTAACCGGAGCAACAGGAACGGGAGTAACCGGAGCCACGGGAGCAACAGGGGCAACAGGAACTGGAGTAACCGGAGCAACGGGAGCCACTGGAGATATCGGAGCCACCGGAGCAACGGGAGCCACTGGAGTGACAGGAGATACAGGAGCAACGGGAGCAACGGGAGCCACCGGAGCAGCAGGAGGAACGGGAGCAACGGGAGTCACAGGAGCAACAGGAGTCACAGGAGATATCGGAGCCACAGGAGGAACTGGAGGAACTGGAGCTACAGGAGATATCGGAGCCACAGGAGGAACTGGGGTAACTGGAGTGACAGGAGATACTGGAGCAACGGGAGCCACCGGGGCAACAGGAACTGGAGTAACCGGAGCAACGGGAGCCACTGGAGATATCGGAGCCACCGGAGCAACGGGAGCCACTGGAGGAGGTCTATCCGAATTTGCCCATATTTTTAATGTAGCTGCAGAAACGGTTGCAATTGAAGCAGATGTGACTTTTAGTACAAATGGATTAATTACAGCTGGAATTACTCATGCACCAGGAACTTCTTCAATTACAGTTATCACTGCCGGTATCTATGAAGTTACGTTCTTCATTTTAGGTGTAGAACCAAATCAATTTACTTTATTTATAAATGGAGCACCAGTACCAGGTACAGTCTGTGGTTCAGGTGCAGGGACTCAGCCAAATTACGGCCAAGGGCTTGTTTCAATCGCATCTGGTGATGTTATAACACTACGAAATCATACTTCTGCTTCAGCTGTCACTCTACAAACACTGGCAGGAGGCACACAAATTGTTACAAACGCATCGATAATCCTTACAAAATTAGCATAA
- a CDS encoding glycosyltransferase, with product MSDFPSITLCMIVKNEARMIDRCLNSVHGIVNEIIIVDTGSTDSTFEIAENHGARVYPYKWNNNFSEARNYGLSYATGDWILWLDADEELDETEKISLPKILSNTKANILALPVLNYHGQAEPVDKNNLFLIYQPRLFRNYLSIKFINRIHETVLPPETLEHLTENIAVSIHHYGYLKQITEAKQKGSRNLQLLEQEVSEPSHSPWIEYHIASEHYRNNKYEKAFMYVNQAIVAFIQKGLMPPSLLYKLKYAILIETNSLDGAWPSIDKAILLYPDYVDLHFYKGYILYEKKEYIGSLESFEKCLELGENNTKYLILKGVGTFKAWHYKGLCLERLGRTEEAQKAYEFEGNSLH from the coding sequence ATGAGTGATTTTCCATCAATAACTTTATGTATGATTGTTAAAAATGAAGCTAGGATGATCGATCGGTGTCTAAATAGTGTCCATGGAATAGTTAATGAAATCATTATCGTTGACACGGGTTCTACCGATTCTACCTTCGAAATTGCTGAAAATCATGGAGCTCGTGTATATCCTTATAAATGGAATAATAACTTTTCGGAAGCTCGTAACTATGGATTAAGTTATGCGACAGGTGACTGGATTCTATGGTTAGATGCAGATGAAGAATTAGATGAAACTGAAAAAATCAGTCTCCCGAAAATTTTGTCAAATACAAAAGCGAATATACTTGCACTGCCTGTATTAAATTATCATGGTCAAGCAGAACCTGTAGATAAAAATAATTTGTTTTTAATCTATCAGCCTCGATTATTCCGTAACTATCTATCTATTAAATTTATAAATCGTATTCACGAAACGGTTTTACCACCAGAAACTCTTGAACATCTTACTGAAAACATCGCGGTATCTATTCACCATTATGGTTATTTGAAACAGATTACAGAAGCAAAACAAAAGGGCAGTCGAAACCTGCAGTTGCTTGAGCAAGAAGTGTCTGAGCCATCTCATAGTCCATGGATTGAATACCATATTGCAAGTGAACATTATCGAAATAACAAATATGAAAAGGCCTTTATGTACGTAAATCAAGCTATTGTTGCCTTTATACAGAAGGGACTTATGCCACCTTCCCTTCTATACAAATTAAAGTATGCCATTTTAATCGAAACAAACAGCCTTGATGGAGCTTGGCCCAGTATTGATAAAGCCATTCTTCTTTATCCAGACTATGTAGATTTACATTTTTATAAAGGGTATATTTTGTATGAAAAAAAAGAATACATTGGATCTTTAGAATCATTTGAAAAGTGTCTAGAATTAGGAGAAAACAATACTAAATATCTGATATTAAAGGGAGTAGGCACATTTAAAGCATGGCATTATAAAGGATTGTGTCTAGAACGTTTAGGTAGGACAGAAGAAGCACAAAAAGCGTATGAATTTGAAGGGAATAGCCTTCACTAA
- a CDS encoding MBL fold metallo-hydrolase: MQTLQRLSKHIVYLTPVQETDRPVLGAVTGNNRTLVIDAGNSVEHARLFHDELKKEKITPDYLVLTHSHWDHVFGLEAVQEPVICQVDTYRNIKLLQKLTWDDTALDQRVLAGTEIAFCADAIKKEFIEKPRNICIPLPDIRFETRMTVDLGGVTCVIEHVGGDHAGDSCLIYIPEEKVLFLGDCLYANMYADKWQFTSKEVLRLLTEIEKYDADTYLLSHHPYPCTKKEMEHEFILMKICAELVISCQGNPNLIQQELIQKLNRDLTEEEMETVGYFVNGYSE, translated from the coding sequence ATGCAAACGTTACAACGACTTTCTAAACATATTGTTTATCTCACACCGGTACAAGAAACCGATCGACCTGTACTCGGTGCGGTAACAGGTAACAACCGGACACTCGTAATTGATGCTGGAAACTCTGTAGAGCATGCGAGACTCTTCCATGATGAATTAAAAAAAGAAAAGATAACCCCTGATTACCTTGTTCTTACACATTCCCATTGGGATCATGTTTTCGGACTGGAAGCTGTGCAGGAACCGGTAATATGCCAAGTTGATACGTATAGGAATATCAAATTGCTCCAAAAATTGACTTGGGACGATACTGCTCTCGATCAGCGTGTACTAGCGGGGACTGAAATAGCCTTTTGCGCTGATGCTATAAAAAAAGAATTTATTGAGAAGCCCAGGAATATTTGTATCCCTCTACCTGATATACGTTTTGAAACAAGAATGACAGTTGATCTTGGCGGCGTAACTTGTGTAATTGAACATGTCGGCGGAGATCACGCAGGAGATTCCTGCCTTATTTATATTCCCGAGGAAAAAGTACTATTCCTTGGTGATTGTCTGTATGCCAATATGTACGCCGATAAATGGCAATTCACATCAAAAGAAGTTCTTCGGCTGCTCACGGAAATTGAAAAGTATGATGCAGACACTTATCTTCTTTCCCATCATCCATACCCCTGTACGAAAAAGGAAATGGAGCATGAGTTTATCCTGATGAAGATATGTGCCGAGCTTGTCATCAGCTGCCAAGGAAACCCAAACCTAATTCAACAGGAACTCATTCAAAAGCTGAACCGTGATTTAACCGAAGAGGAAATGGAAACTGTCGGATATTTTGTAAATGGATATAGTGAATAA